One stretch of Sinomonas terrae DNA includes these proteins:
- a CDS encoding sensor histidine kinase, with amino-acid sequence MALFTDTIREQADFGPGDAEWLHLLVGDWQLVADLAFADLALWFPDPSEGYTALAHVRPSTTHTVFHEDIVGERIRGDLRPLVDRAWNTQSIERSHETSFNSEMALRVEAVPFVRNGRTLAVVTSHMDLSSSRMPSRLELTYRQCAYDLLRMGTLGLWPDFASPTGSRRGAPRVGDGLIRLDAEGIVQYASPNGVSAFRRLGGFDSLEGRSLAELTTNLLKDRRLVDETLPLVVTGRMPWRSEIESRGVSLSLRAIPLRDERERFGALVLCRDVSELRRREMELVTKDATIREIHHRVKNNLQTVAALLRMQSRRMKSEEGRQGLEQAMRRVATIALVHETLSQGLAQNVDFDELIDRQFRLSAEVATGNQHVATEREGEFGGLPSDLATPLALVINELVTNAVEHGLEDRSGTVWLIARRGVDSSGEETLQVTVADDGVGMPEQQNRHEGLGLQIVRTLVTSELGGSIHWGPRAGGGTEVTITLRPGRS; translated from the coding sequence GTGGCGCTCTTCACGGACACGATCCGGGAGCAGGCTGATTTCGGTCCGGGCGACGCCGAGTGGCTCCATCTGCTGGTCGGCGATTGGCAGCTTGTGGCCGACTTGGCGTTTGCGGACCTGGCCCTGTGGTTCCCGGATCCAAGCGAGGGCTACACCGCCTTGGCGCACGTGCGCCCGTCGACGACGCACACCGTGTTCCACGAGGACATCGTGGGGGAGCGTATCCGAGGCGACCTCAGGCCTCTCGTCGACCGAGCATGGAACACGCAGTCAATCGAGCGCAGCCACGAGACGAGCTTCAATTCGGAGATGGCTCTGCGCGTCGAGGCCGTCCCGTTCGTCCGCAATGGGCGTACCCTCGCGGTGGTCACCTCGCACATGGACCTCTCGAGTTCGCGCATGCCGTCGCGCCTTGAACTGACGTACCGTCAGTGCGCGTATGACCTCCTCCGAATGGGAACGCTAGGGCTCTGGCCCGACTTTGCGTCCCCGACGGGTTCACGGCGAGGCGCGCCTCGGGTGGGGGATGGTCTCATCCGCCTCGACGCCGAGGGGATCGTCCAATACGCGAGCCCGAACGGTGTTTCGGCGTTCCGTCGGCTGGGCGGTTTCGACTCGCTTGAGGGGCGTTCGCTGGCCGAACTCACGACCAATCTGCTCAAGGACCGTCGGCTCGTCGACGAGACGCTTCCGCTCGTCGTGACGGGGCGAATGCCGTGGAGGAGCGAGATTGAATCACGCGGGGTGAGCCTCTCCCTGCGTGCCATTCCACTCCGCGATGAGCGCGAGCGATTCGGCGCGCTCGTCTTGTGCCGCGACGTTTCCGAGTTGCGTCGGCGCGAGATGGAGCTTGTCACCAAGGACGCTACGATCCGCGAAATTCACCACCGCGTGAAGAACAACCTGCAGACCGTCGCGGCCCTCCTGCGGATGCAGTCGCGGCGCATGAAGAGCGAGGAAGGGCGCCAGGGTCTCGAGCAGGCGATGCGACGTGTGGCGACGATTGCCCTAGTCCACGAGACCCTCTCCCAGGGGCTCGCGCAGAACGTCGACTTCGACGAGCTCATCGACCGCCAGTTCCGACTCTCGGCTGAAGTCGCCACGGGAAATCAGCACGTTGCAACCGAGCGCGAGGGAGAGTTCGGCGGTCTGCCGAGTGATCTCGCCACTCCGCTTGCCCTCGTCATCAACGAACTCGTCACAAATGCCGTCGAGCACGGTCTCGAGGACCGTTCCGGCACCGTATGGCTCATAGCGCGGCGTGGGGTCGACAGCTCAGGTGAGGAGACCCTGCAGGTCACCGTCGCGGACGACGGCGTGGGCATGCCTGAGCAGCAGAACCGCCACGAAGGCTTGGGCCTCCAGATTGTCCGTACCCTCGTGACGAGTGAGCTCGGGGGATCCATCCATTGGGGGCCGAGGGCTGGCGGCGGAACAGAAGTGACGATTACACTCCGGCCTGGCCGCAGCTGA
- a CDS encoding WhiB family transcriptional regulator has protein sequence MDWRDRAACLDKDPELFFPVGNTGPALLQIEEAKSVCRRCPVIDTCLQWALESGQDAGVWGGMSEDERRALKRRAARARRAS, from the coding sequence ATGGATTGGCGTGATCGTGCTGCATGCCTCGACAAGGATCCCGAGCTGTTCTTCCCCGTTGGGAATACCGGTCCGGCACTCCTTCAGATCGAGGAGGCCAAGAGCGTCTGCCGTCGATGCCCGGTGATCGACACCTGCCTTCAGTGGGCCCTCGAGTCGGGTCAGGACGCAGGCGTTTGGGGCGGAATGAGCGAAGACGAGCGCCGCGCCCTCAAGCGTCGCGCTGCGCGGGCTCGCCGCGCCTCCTAA
- a CDS encoding FtsK/SpoIIIE domain-containing protein produces MSFGGRMELHVTLIAPGAGRRLRGSEELVASLPDGAAGGELAALIEERYGVMGITVEGVPLNSLVAGRPPLTNGALLLGGQANSRATAEGAERLLLAVRSGPGAGLLIPLERGLHRLGRCEGNALDVPGIVGLPDPELSRRHAELHVTDTLVRLVDCGSSNGTWLGDRRVRDIVLEAGQEFRMGGNVCSLEFEGEAVIDPRAGSLHGEPLRVTRRTPAQRTTTMLALGLAPLAMGLGLALFFGQWMFLAFSSMSLLSLAFPLAEGRRERRSFKRELAAAVEQDLERRTAAAPDAAQLCLASRGASAAGRRFLRDYDGPILIRLGTADLPADVTVDPPLDSSPPRHRRAPLVLALKGMVRLDGRDAEIEGTARFLLVQLAVLPAAQQLRVHLIGGSDRLRLAARFLPSVSVARDGDLEALAASSAQAGEGRDVTITMPGTPPSTARVMAEALRRGGGCVVDGVGALGSHDAVIQVGESSGHLVSGILRSEFTPDLLGHVPFERVAREWALRRSCASAGNPAGGPLPDSCSLDVLVPTTRAELVKTWSERKKGRGCWLPLGVAETGRLGIDLVADSPHVLVAGTTGSGKSELLRTMIAGGAALQSPDELTFLLVDFKGGAGLAPLKSLPHCVGVVTDLSGGLRRVLVSLRAEVVRREQLLAEVGCEDLSAYAGSNPAEPLPRLAIVVDEFRVLVEEEPDSLRELLRIASVGRSLGVHLIMATQRPHGAISGDIRANVGCAIALRVSGAAESRDVIGSDLAARVPTALPGRGYLALGGDEPIEFQTACLSLALDPSLAAASLESAAEWLRGSSRTQPQSEKPDSSMSHLVRTVREAWASLGDRPPRRPVADPLPADAGPAPRPGRHVSLGIADLPHEQRLTTLRWAPEERGHLAIIGGSPGAGPILANVASQLADGLRVRHLYILDADNTLPHLEHHERTGAYACPDDLGHAARIISRLAEAASKQRPTAAIGRERSSLILIASGWGRWISAFRNSPHAQAEGELFDLVRADRSSGPVVLIAGEGDLVASRIFSELRCRLFLPHGMPDDARLGWPRLSSGPGGRMRGIATGLLECEEPVLVECFTGPSPVRPASWASGPSTPALRILPLPVSVMATEMAETARERSGPEPQAQGKQRRLAIGLHGDRGDPLSVALGPGEILLALGRPGAGKTAFLEALPSMNPAVGPWFSGRNTQQALTDAIRSARAGEGPLLLLDNADGMGALEDQAIRLALEEGVSVIATAGYGTSIAGRLPPALRAQAIGTATGIAIGPRSPADGDLFGVRLEPLEQFVPGRAIAVVRGHQAEVQLGWLGAAASGQSLLNDRDRPNGRPLLSGRRSRERAAA; encoded by the coding sequence ATGAGCTTTGGGGGGCGCATGGAACTGCACGTCACGCTGATAGCTCCGGGGGCAGGCCGGAGGCTGCGCGGGAGCGAGGAGCTGGTGGCGTCACTCCCCGACGGCGCCGCCGGGGGTGAGCTCGCCGCGCTCATCGAAGAGCGCTATGGGGTGATGGGAATCACGGTGGAGGGCGTGCCTCTCAACTCGCTCGTGGCCGGCCGTCCGCCGTTGACGAACGGGGCCCTCTTGCTGGGCGGCCAGGCGAATTCTAGGGCGACGGCGGAGGGGGCCGAGCGTCTCCTCCTCGCTGTCCGCAGTGGACCTGGTGCGGGCCTGCTCATCCCCCTCGAGCGAGGACTTCACCGCCTAGGGCGGTGTGAAGGCAACGCTCTGGATGTGCCCGGGATCGTTGGACTTCCGGACCCAGAGCTCTCCCGCCGTCACGCCGAGCTACACGTGACCGACACGCTTGTCCGTCTGGTCGACTGCGGAAGCTCCAATGGGACGTGGCTCGGCGATCGTCGAGTCCGCGACATCGTCCTCGAGGCGGGGCAAGAGTTCCGGATGGGCGGAAACGTCTGCAGTCTCGAGTTCGAGGGTGAGGCCGTGATCGACCCGCGGGCCGGATCGCTTCACGGAGAGCCCCTCCGCGTCACGCGCCGCACGCCGGCGCAACGGACGACGACGATGCTCGCCTTGGGCTTGGCACCCCTCGCCATGGGCCTCGGGCTCGCACTGTTCTTCGGCCAATGGATGTTCCTTGCGTTCTCGAGCATGTCACTCCTCTCCCTGGCCTTCCCGCTCGCTGAAGGACGGAGAGAGCGGCGCAGCTTCAAACGCGAACTAGCGGCCGCCGTCGAGCAGGATCTGGAACGCAGGACCGCTGCGGCGCCGGATGCCGCGCAGCTGTGCCTGGCGTCGCGGGGCGCCTCGGCCGCCGGGCGGCGGTTTCTGCGGGACTACGACGGCCCAATCCTGATCCGTCTGGGCACGGCAGACCTACCAGCCGACGTGACCGTCGATCCTCCCCTCGATTCATCACCTCCGCGGCACCGCCGAGCACCGCTCGTCCTGGCCCTCAAGGGAATGGTCCGACTTGATGGACGAGACGCCGAGATCGAGGGAACCGCACGCTTCTTGCTGGTGCAGCTCGCCGTCCTGCCTGCGGCTCAGCAGCTCCGCGTCCACCTCATAGGAGGTTCCGACCGGCTCAGGCTGGCCGCGCGATTCCTGCCCAGCGTGAGCGTTGCGAGGGACGGGGACCTCGAGGCGCTCGCCGCTTCTTCCGCACAGGCGGGAGAAGGTCGAGACGTGACGATCACCATGCCAGGCACACCGCCCTCGACTGCCCGTGTCATGGCAGAGGCGTTGCGGAGGGGCGGCGGTTGCGTCGTGGACGGAGTCGGAGCGCTGGGCAGCCACGATGCAGTGATTCAGGTCGGTGAGTCCTCCGGCCACCTCGTCTCAGGAATTCTTCGCTCCGAGTTCACCCCCGACTTGCTCGGTCACGTTCCCTTCGAGCGGGTAGCACGCGAATGGGCTTTGCGCCGCTCGTGCGCCTCGGCTGGCAACCCGGCGGGCGGACCGCTGCCGGACTCGTGCAGCCTCGACGTGCTCGTCCCCACGACACGGGCGGAACTCGTCAAAACATGGAGCGAAAGGAAGAAAGGAAGGGGCTGCTGGCTTCCGCTGGGAGTCGCGGAAACCGGACGGCTCGGAATCGACCTCGTCGCCGACAGTCCCCACGTTCTCGTGGCAGGCACAACGGGCTCGGGCAAGTCGGAGCTCTTGCGCACCATGATTGCTGGTGGAGCCGCGCTGCAGTCACCGGATGAGCTCACGTTCCTTCTTGTAGATTTCAAAGGGGGTGCGGGGCTCGCTCCGCTCAAGTCGCTTCCTCATTGCGTGGGCGTCGTGACCGATCTGAGCGGAGGCCTGAGGCGTGTCCTCGTCTCACTGCGAGCCGAGGTCGTACGGCGCGAACAACTGCTGGCAGAAGTGGGCTGCGAGGATCTGAGCGCCTACGCCGGATCCAATCCGGCCGAGCCGCTGCCCCGGTTGGCTATAGTCGTCGACGAGTTCCGAGTCCTCGTGGAGGAGGAGCCAGACTCGCTTCGCGAGCTCCTGCGCATTGCCAGCGTCGGACGGTCCCTCGGGGTTCACCTCATCATGGCGACCCAACGGCCCCACGGAGCGATTTCGGGCGATATACGTGCAAACGTTGGGTGTGCAATTGCCCTGCGCGTCAGCGGAGCCGCTGAATCTCGTGATGTGATCGGCTCAGACTTGGCCGCTAGAGTGCCGACGGCTCTTCCTGGCCGTGGATATCTTGCCCTCGGAGGTGACGAGCCCATCGAGTTCCAGACCGCGTGCCTCTCACTCGCGCTTGATCCCAGCCTTGCGGCGGCGTCCCTCGAATCTGCAGCCGAATGGCTTCGCGGCAGCTCCCGGACCCAGCCTCAAAGCGAGAAGCCCGACAGCTCGATGAGCCATCTTGTGCGGACTGTCCGTGAGGCTTGGGCTTCCCTCGGCGACCGACCTCCTCGGCGACCAGTGGCCGATCCCCTTCCCGCTGACGCAGGGCCAGCGCCTAGGCCGGGGCGCCACGTTTCGTTGGGAATTGCGGATCTGCCGCATGAGCAGCGCCTGACGACGTTGCGCTGGGCACCGGAGGAGCGAGGGCATCTTGCCATCATCGGAGGATCCCCCGGAGCTGGCCCAATTCTCGCGAACGTCGCTTCCCAGCTCGCGGATGGCCTGCGCGTACGGCACTTGTACATTCTCGATGCTGATAACACACTCCCCCACCTCGAACATCATGAGCGAACCGGCGCCTACGCTTGCCCTGATGACCTCGGCCATGCAGCACGGATCATTTCACGGCTCGCGGAAGCGGCGTCGAAACAACGTCCGACGGCGGCCATCGGCCGAGAGCGGTCGAGCCTCATTCTCATCGCCTCCGGTTGGGGCCGTTGGATCTCGGCCTTCCGGAACAGCCCACACGCGCAGGCCGAGGGAGAGCTCTTCGACCTTGTTCGTGCCGATCGTTCCTCTGGTCCTGTAGTGCTCATTGCGGGCGAGGGAGACCTCGTCGCCTCGCGCATCTTCAGCGAACTCCGCTGCCGGCTCTTCCTCCCCCACGGGATGCCCGACGACGCGCGGCTGGGCTGGCCGCGGCTCTCCTCTGGACCCGGCGGCCGAATGCGAGGTATAGCAACAGGCCTTCTGGAGTGCGAAGAGCCCGTGCTTGTTGAATGCTTCACCGGCCCTTCACCCGTCCGCCCAGCATCGTGGGCGTCTGGCCCCTCCACACCGGCGTTGCGCATTCTGCCCCTTCCTGTGTCCGTGATGGCGACGGAGATGGCAGAGACGGCGAGGGAGCGCAGTGGCCCCGAACCCCAAGCCCAAGGAAAGCAGCGCCGTTTGGCGATCGGCCTCCATGGGGACCGCGGTGATCCCCTCTCAGTCGCCCTTGGACCCGGCGAGATCCTCTTGGCACTCGGGAGGCCAGGCGCGGGGAAGACGGCATTCCTTGAAGCGCTTCCGAGCATGAATCCGGCCGTTGGCCCTTGGTTCTCAGGAAGAAACACCCAGCAGGCGCTTACGGACGCGATCAGGTCCGCCAGAGCCGGTGAGGGCCCCCTACTCCTCCTTGATAACGCAGACGGTATGGGCGCGCTCGAGGACCAAGCGATCCGTCTCGCGCTTGAGGAAGGTGTCTCAGTGATTGCCACCGCGGGATATGGGACCTCAATCGCCGGCCGTCTGCCACCCGCTCTCCGCGCGCAGGCGATCGGAACCGCGACGGGCATCGCCATCGGACCGCGATCACCGGCGGATGGAGACCTCTTCGGCGTGCGGCTCGAACCCTTGGAACAGTTCGTGCCAGGTCGCGCGATCGCCGTGGTCCGTGGACATCAGGCCGAGGTTCAACTTGGTTGGCTCGGCGCAGCAGCAAGCGGCCAATCCCTGCTCAACGATCGCGACAGGCCGAATGGCCGGCCTCTCCTCAGCGGTCGTCGTTCTCGTGAACGGGCCGCTGCGTGA
- the glf gene encoding UDP-galactopyranose mutase, which translates to MDADLVVVGSGFFGLTVAERAAKELGLKVTVIDRRHHIGGNAYSEDDAQTGIEVHRYGAHLFHTSNKRVWDYVNQFTTFTNYVHRVYGVHKGEVFPLPINLGTINQFFRANYSPSEARSLIEEQAGELAGTDPQNLNDKGIQLIGRPLYEAFIKHYTGKQWQTDPKDLPAGIISRLPVRYTYDNRYFNDTYEGLPTNGYTAWIERMADHPNITVQLNADFFDESQPVSKGNAVGNVPVVYTGPVDRYFDYKEGDLSWRTIDFEEEVLDVGDFQGTSVVNYNDADVPFTRIIEPRHFHPERNYQTEKTLIMREFSRFAEKGDEPYYPINTEADRAKLLAYRDLAKSENSVLFGGRLGTYKYLDMHMAIGSALSMFENKIKPHFAGGEALVSGGVDE; encoded by the coding sequence GTGGACGCTGATCTCGTCGTCGTCGGATCCGGCTTCTTCGGCCTCACAGTGGCCGAGCGCGCAGCCAAGGAGCTCGGACTCAAGGTCACGGTGATCGACCGCCGCCATCACATCGGGGGCAACGCGTATAGCGAGGATGACGCCCAGACGGGCATTGAAGTGCACCGCTACGGTGCCCACCTCTTCCATACCTCGAACAAGCGGGTGTGGGACTACGTCAACCAGTTCACGACCTTCACCAACTATGTGCACCGCGTCTACGGTGTCCACAAGGGTGAGGTGTTCCCGCTGCCGATCAACCTCGGCACGATCAACCAGTTCTTCCGGGCGAATTACTCGCCGTCAGAAGCGCGTTCCCTCATTGAGGAGCAGGCCGGCGAGCTTGCGGGAACGGACCCGCAGAACCTCAATGACAAGGGCATTCAGCTCATCGGACGCCCGCTGTACGAGGCGTTCATCAAGCACTACACGGGCAAGCAGTGGCAGACGGATCCAAAGGATCTGCCGGCCGGGATCATCTCGCGGCTTCCCGTCCGCTACACGTACGACAACCGCTACTTCAACGACACGTACGAAGGGCTGCCCACCAACGGATACACGGCGTGGATCGAGCGCATGGCCGACCACCCGAACATCACGGTGCAGCTCAACGCAGACTTCTTCGACGAGTCGCAGCCTGTCAGTAAGGGCAATGCCGTCGGCAACGTTCCCGTTGTCTACACGGGCCCCGTCGATCGCTATTTCGACTACAAAGAGGGCGACCTCTCGTGGCGCACCATCGACTTCGAGGAAGAGGTGCTGGACGTCGGCGACTTCCAGGGGACGTCAGTCGTGAACTACAACGACGCCGATGTGCCTTTCACACGCATCATCGAGCCGCGCCACTTCCATCCTGAGCGCAACTACCAGACCGAGAAGACGCTCATCATGCGCGAATTCTCGCGTTTCGCCGAGAAGGGCGACGAGCCGTACTACCCGATCAACACCGAGGCCGATCGCGCGAAGCTTCTTGCATACCGCGATTTGGCGAAGTCCGAGAACTCGGTCCTGTTCGGCGGTCGTCTGGGCACCTACAAGTACCTCGACATGCACATGGCGATCGGTTCGGCCCTGAGCATGTTCGAGAACAAGATCAAGCCGCATTTTGCGGGCGGCGAAGCACTCGTCAGCGGAGGCGTGGACGAATGA
- a CDS encoding glycosyltransferase: protein MTAVDVKEIVSEESQQEWQTLQRVILPPQAQMDTVPLYVDMGTATGVQLPTTGDASDRERRPRTISSPAREAHSEDFVSRFSMMVRPGDRVSFGTYFNAFPASYWRRWTNVDSVRLSVTTAGAGAIVVYKSNSRGSLQRVDSQRVEGETTTTFDLSLKPFGDGGWYWFDLVAGSEPVEINRAEWQAAGPAPERGTVTLQITTLNKTDFCLNNLRLLAQDREALDALQEILIVDQGTQKVAQAEGFDEVKAELGGKLRIIEQSNLGGSGGFSRGMYEAVANGSDYALLMDDDIVVETESILRLVTFGDRCKTPTLVGGHMFDLFNRTVLHTFGEIVNPYRIQPALPSDEMELGHDFLVSNLRQTPWLHRRCDVDYNGWWMCLIPTSVIREIGLSLPIFIKWDDAEYGLRAKERGFPTVSMPGAAVWHVSWIDKDDLVGWQAYFHTRNRALTALLHSPYELGGRVIRELQQDDVKHLVSMQYATVQGREWAIRDLLKGPGSLRGLLESKLPEIRKMLSEHTDSVFKPDPDEFPAPRMAKPPRHGQGFSRPGKVVLIPWALKTVARQLVKPVVDTSRERPQANVPHMDNKWWRMSQYDSAVVSNAEGTGASWYKRDPRAMRRMLAESAKLHGELLARWRSLAAEYKGALHDLTSMESWKKTFDEHTLSDSR, encoded by the coding sequence ATGACGGCGGTCGACGTTAAAGAGATTGTGAGCGAGGAGTCCCAGCAGGAGTGGCAGACCCTCCAGCGGGTCATTCTGCCGCCCCAGGCGCAGATGGACACCGTCCCGCTGTATGTGGACATGGGTACGGCCACCGGGGTCCAGCTCCCGACGACGGGTGATGCGAGCGATCGCGAGCGCAGGCCGCGCACCATCAGCAGTCCGGCGCGCGAGGCACATTCCGAGGACTTCGTGTCGCGCTTCTCGATGATGGTCCGGCCCGGCGACCGGGTCTCCTTCGGCACGTATTTCAATGCCTTTCCGGCCAGCTATTGGCGACGCTGGACCAATGTCGATTCGGTGCGGCTGAGCGTCACAACGGCCGGTGCGGGCGCGATCGTGGTCTACAAGTCCAATTCCCGCGGTTCGCTCCAGCGCGTCGACTCCCAGCGTGTCGAGGGGGAGACGACGACGACGTTCGACCTCTCGCTCAAGCCCTTCGGCGACGGCGGGTGGTACTGGTTCGATCTCGTCGCTGGTTCCGAGCCCGTCGAGATCAACCGGGCCGAGTGGCAGGCCGCCGGCCCAGCGCCGGAGCGCGGTACAGTCACGCTCCAGATCACGACGCTCAACAAGACCGACTTCTGCCTGAACAACCTTCGGCTCCTCGCGCAGGACCGGGAGGCACTCGATGCGCTCCAGGAAATCCTCATCGTGGATCAGGGCACCCAGAAGGTCGCCCAGGCGGAGGGATTCGACGAGGTCAAGGCTGAGCTTGGAGGCAAGCTTCGGATCATCGAGCAGAGCAACCTCGGCGGTTCGGGAGGCTTCTCCCGCGGCATGTACGAGGCTGTGGCCAATGGCAGTGACTACGCGCTGCTCATGGACGACGACATCGTCGTCGAGACGGAGAGCATCCTCCGCCTCGTGACCTTCGGCGACCGCTGCAAGACTCCCACGCTCGTGGGCGGCCACATGTTCGACCTTTTCAACCGCACTGTGCTCCACACATTCGGTGAGATCGTCAACCCATACCGCATCCAGCCCGCCCTCCCGAGCGACGAAATGGAGCTCGGCCACGATTTCCTCGTCTCCAACCTCCGCCAGACGCCGTGGCTGCACCGTCGCTGCGACGTCGACTACAACGGCTGGTGGATGTGCCTCATCCCGACCTCCGTCATTCGTGAGATCGGGCTCTCCCTCCCCATCTTCATCAAGTGGGACGACGCCGAGTACGGGCTCCGGGCAAAAGAACGTGGCTTCCCCACGGTGTCTATGCCGGGCGCCGCAGTGTGGCACGTTTCGTGGATCGACAAGGACGATCTGGTTGGGTGGCAGGCTTACTTCCACACACGGAACCGCGCCCTCACTGCCTTGTTGCACAGCCCGTACGAGCTCGGCGGCCGAGTGATCCGGGAGCTCCAGCAGGACGACGTCAAGCACCTGGTCTCGATGCAGTACGCCACGGTGCAAGGCCGGGAGTGGGCAATTCGTGATCTGCTCAAGGGGCCGGGGTCGCTGCGGGGGCTTCTCGAGTCGAAGCTTCCTGAGATCCGAAAGATGCTCTCGGAGCATACGGATTCGGTGTTCAAGCCTGACCCCGACGAGTTCCCCGCGCCGCGTATGGCCAAGCCGCCGAGGCATGGCCAGGGCTTCAGCCGGCCCGGCAAAGTCGTGCTCATACCGTGGGCGCTCAAGACCGTTGCGCGGCAGCTCGTCAAGCCCGTTGTCGATACGAGCAGGGAGCGCCCGCAGGCGAACGTTCCCCACATGGACAACAAGTGGTGGCGCATGTCGCAGTACGATTCGGCCGTGGTCTCGAACGCCGAGGGGACTGGTGCGTCTTGGTACAAGCGCGATCCGCGTGCAATGCGTCGCATGCTTGCTGAGAGCGCCAAGCTGCACGGAGAGCTTCTGGCTCGCTGGCGCTCTCTGGCCGCCGAGTACAAGGGTGCCCTGCACGATCTAACTTCAATGGAATCGTGGAAGAAGACGTTCGACGAACACACGCTGAGCGACTCCCGGTGA
- a CDS encoding ABC transporter permease, with translation MSAAQPLVRPGVGAGLADTFRARFLLKLLVRKELKVRYRGSVLGLLWSYVKPGVQFIVFYLAMGVFLGLNKGTENYAVYLFSGIVLINFFTEALGNAARSIVGNGNLIKKIYLPRELFPVASVWVSGVHFFPQLVVLVVACVFSGWHPSVLQLAAAVAGFILVALLATGLGLFFGAVNVYFRDFENIVDLLLMVVTWASPVLYVWTQVRNTLGAGFFAVYQANPITIAVEIFHYAFWYPTTGGTAQLPPHLVTIWLPVGLAVSIVVVLIGQFTFRRLEGRFAQEL, from the coding sequence GTGAGCGCTGCTCAGCCGTTGGTCAGGCCCGGAGTTGGAGCGGGCCTGGCCGACACGTTCCGTGCGCGATTCCTGCTCAAGCTTCTTGTGCGCAAGGAGTTGAAGGTGCGGTACCGCGGGTCAGTTCTGGGCCTGCTGTGGTCGTACGTGAAGCCCGGCGTCCAGTTCATCGTGTTCTATCTGGCCATGGGTGTATTTCTCGGCCTCAACAAGGGCACCGAGAACTATGCGGTCTACCTCTTCTCCGGAATTGTCCTCATCAACTTCTTCACGGAGGCCCTCGGGAATGCTGCCCGTTCGATCGTCGGCAACGGGAATCTGATCAAGAAGATCTATCTGCCTCGTGAGTTGTTTCCGGTGGCTTCGGTGTGGGTCTCGGGAGTGCACTTCTTCCCCCAGCTCGTCGTCCTCGTCGTTGCATGCGTGTTCTCGGGATGGCACCCGTCCGTGCTCCAGTTGGCGGCCGCCGTCGCCGGATTCATCCTTGTTGCGCTGCTGGCGACGGGTCTCGGCCTCTTCTTCGGCGCTGTCAACGTGTACTTCCGCGACTTCGAGAACATCGTGGACCTCCTCCTGATGGTCGTGACGTGGGCTTCGCCCGTGCTCTACGTCTGGACGCAGGTTCGCAATACGTTAGGGGCGGGATTCTTCGCCGTGTATCAGGCGAACCCGATAACCATCGCGGTCGAGATCTTCCACTACGCGTTCTGGTACCCGACAACAGGCGGAACCGCCCAGCTTCCCCCGCACCTCGTGACCATTTGGCTCCCAGTGGGCCTCGCGGTATCTATCGTCGTAGTGCTGATCGGACAGTTCACGTTCAGGCGGCTCGAGGGCCGTTTCGCGCAGGAGCTCTGA
- a CDS encoding ABC transporter ATP-binding protein: protein MATAIEVSKISKQFVLRHTRSLKEALVWLLKGRRGDLSQKFFALHDVSLTVEQGESVALLGFNGSGKSTLLKHISGVMTPDSGTVRTRGRVAGLIEVGAGFHHDLTGRDNVYLNGAILGMSEEQINERFDSIVDFSEIGEFIDTEVKFYSSGMYLRLAFSVAVHTDPEVFLVDEILAVGDEPFQRKCIAKIKELSAEGKTLVVVSHDLNLIPEICQRGVLLEKGNVVLDGPVEEVVGELRRR, encoded by the coding sequence GTGGCGACCGCAATAGAAGTCAGCAAGATCAGCAAGCAGTTCGTGCTCCGCCACACGCGGTCGCTCAAAGAGGCCCTCGTTTGGCTGCTCAAGGGACGGCGTGGAGATCTGAGCCAGAAGTTCTTCGCACTGCACGACGTATCTCTGACAGTGGAGCAGGGAGAGAGCGTCGCGCTCCTGGGCTTCAACGGGTCAGGGAAGTCCACCCTCCTTAAGCACATCTCCGGCGTGATGACTCCCGACTCCGGAACCGTGCGGACGCGGGGCCGCGTGGCAGGCCTCATCGAGGTTGGCGCAGGCTTTCACCACGATCTCACCGGGCGGGACAACGTGTACCTGAACGGCGCAATCCTCGGCATGAGCGAGGAGCAGATCAACGAGCGCTTCGACTCGATTGTCGACTTCTCGGAGATCGGGGAGTTCATCGACACCGAGGTGAAGTTCTATTCGTCGGGCATGTATCTGCGTCTGGCATTCTCAGTGGCCGTTCACACCGATCCCGAGGTCTTCCTCGTTGATGAGATTCTGGCGGTCGGGGACGAGCCGTTCCAGCGGAAGTGCATCGCCAAGATCAAGGAGCTTTCAGCCGAGGGTAAGACGCTTGTGGTTGTGAGCCATGATCTGAACCTGATCCCGGAGATCTGCCAGCGGGGCGTTCTTCTGGAGAAGGGAAATGTCGTGCTTGACGGCCCGGTCGAGGAAGTGGTCGGCGAGCTGCGACGACGCTGA